The following are encoded in a window of Ferribacterium limneticum genomic DNA:
- a CDS encoding response regulator transcription factor gives MNNLTQTIYVVDDDEAMRDSMTWLLEGEGYVVACFDSAESFLKARRDDMRGCLILDVRMPEMSGLELHEKLDALGSELPVIFVTGHGDVPMAVSALQRGACDFIEKPFHNEDLLSRIVRALELDAQLSARRQRNGAISHRLDQLTQRESEVMKLVVAGKLNKQIADELNISMKTVEAHRARVMEKMGVRTLAELVKAVVTVN, from the coding sequence CGACTCGATGACCTGGCTGCTCGAGGGCGAAGGCTACGTCGTCGCCTGCTTCGACTCGGCCGAGAGTTTCCTCAAGGCACGCCGCGACGACATGCGCGGCTGCCTGATCCTTGACGTGCGGATGCCGGAAATGAGCGGCCTCGAACTGCATGAAAAGCTCGATGCCCTCGGCTCCGAATTGCCGGTCATCTTCGTCACCGGCCATGGCGACGTGCCGATGGCCGTCTCGGCGCTGCAGCGCGGCGCCTGCGATTTCATCGAAAAGCCCTTCCACAACGAGGATCTGCTCTCGCGTATCGTTCGCGCCCTGGAGCTGGACGCCCAGCTATCGGCCCGTCGCCAGCGCAACGGGGCGATCAGCCACCGCCTTGATCAGCTGACCCAGCGCGAAAGCGAAGTCATGAAACTGGTCGTCGCCGGCAAGCTCAACAAGCAGATCGCCGACGAACTGAACATCAGCATGAAAACCGTCGAAGCCCACCGGGCGCGGGTAATGGAGAAAATGGGTGTGCGCACCCTGGCCGAACTGGTCAAGGCCGTGGTGACGGTTAACTGA